In Chryseobacterium scophthalmum, the genomic stretch GTTGTTGAGTCTCGTGTGATTCTAATGTTAGAATTGTCACTTACCCCTCTTACGATAAATCCACCTATAATCAAATAATATTTACTTGTTGGAATTTTTGTATCAAAATCTGCAATTCCACCGGGAGTAATGTTGGTAATATGATACACTGTACTATTAATAGCGCTATATTCTGATGTAGCCGGTACATATCTTTTAAGAGCTTTATCGCTGTTGTCTCTTACTACTAAATAAGAATTGGTAGATGGACCTGTATACGTTCCTGGATTTTCAAAGTAAAGCTCTTCGCTTAATTTCATATTTCCTGTCACATCCAGAGTTTGTGTAGGATTGGTATTTCCTATTCCTACACCTTGTGCTTTATAGATTGCTATACTACACAGTACAGCTAAAAATAATATTTTTTTCATAGCTTTTTATATTCCTGTAGGAGCCGAAGGTGCGGTCCCTGAGTTACTACCATTTAGATTATATGTTATCTCACCCAGATTTTTGAAGAATCTCTTTGAATATAAAATCACATCAAATTTATAAATATATCTATCATCTGTACTTTGAGTGTTCAATGTAGGGTAGCCTATTTTTACGTGCCAAGTTGTTCCAGATTGGAAAGCATTAAAAACAAAATGTCCTTTATTACTGTTGCTTGTATAAATGCCATTATTTCCTGGACTGGGAATTGCTTCAAAATTAGCAATTGTAATAAAATATTTGTCTGTTGGGATATTAAGATTCAGATCATTAATATCATCTCTATATACATTATTTATAGTATAAGGCTGAATGGTAAGAGGAGTGTAAAGGGTTTCTACAGCCACAATTTTACCGTTAACGGTTGCAGATTGTGGATCAGTACCCATTATGGTAAAACCTGAAGGATTGTTGACGTAATCTATTGGATCTATTGTAACAGATGTACCTATAGCAGCTGCACCTACCACTTCCAATTTTTCTGTTGGAGTAGTAGTTCCTATCCCAACTTGACCTATAGCTTTTGTTGCAAAACAAAAAATGCTCATTAATATTAACTTTTTCATCATTTTTTTATTGAAGGATTGGGTTAGCGTCAGCTCCGGAAGAAGTTGAATTTACATCAAAAGGCCCGCGTTCAGGAAAAATCTTCACGTAAGTCTTTGGGTAAATGGCGCAAACGAAAGTCCATGTTCCATTACTGGATGCTGCAACTTCAGAATAATCGGCATACAATATCCATTCGTTGTTAACGCTCTTTACGCCGTAAGATGGGATAGCAGTCTCAGCACCAAATACATCTTTGTCAAAATAAGCAGATAATACCATTACAGAATAATCATTTGAATTAATTTTGGTATTAAACTTTTCAACCCAGTCTAGATATACATTAGTAAGCTTATAAGTGATAATACTTGCAAGACCTGGTGAAGAAGGTTGTGTAGGATCAATCTTTCTTACGCGGTTATCTACTGTACTTTGATTAAGCAGCAGATAGCGGTCTTTTTCGGTTGATGTGATTTGCGGAACACTTCCGGTGATCAGTTTAGATGATTTGTACGAACCGTTTACATCCAGTTTAACTCGGGGTGTCACGGTGTTAATCCCTACCTTGCCTGCTTGGGAAAATAAGAAATTGCCCAGCAATATGCCGGAACCAATAAATAGCTTTTTCATTCGTTTTCAGTTTTCAGCAGTACATAGAAATACCGCTCTAGGAGGCACAAAATTAGATATTTTCAAAAAAACACACACACAACCATGATATTTATCATTGTTAAATTTTACCCCAATATGTTAAAGAATATTAATTTATTTTTCTGAAAATCCTCTTATTGCTTGTTTAATAGTTAATTAGGTAGGGAATGGGATTTTTTTTATATTTTATCAAATAAATACTAAATTTTCTCCCATTCACATGAATGTGATTCAGTTTTACCGCTCAAATATTAATTTTTAATAACACGAAGGCTCATTTTCTTTGATGAAAATTATTTTTAAACAAGAAAATAAGTTTTATATATCGTTATATGAACCATTCGTTTTCAGCAATCTATATTCATTAGGGGAATATTTTGTTGCTGACTTAAAGTATTTTCCGAAGTGAGAATTATCGTTAAATCCCAACTCGTAAGAGATTTCAATAATAGAAAGAGAAGTGTGCATCAATAATCTTTGAGCCTCAAGTATAACCCGGTTTTTAATCATCTGACCTGCAGAAATGTCCAGATTTTTTTTAATTAATACATTGAGATAGTTTGGACTAACATTTAGTTTTTCTGCGTATTTTGAAGTTGTTTTTAATTCTTTATAATATTGATTGACCAAATGACCAAACTTTTCTACAATCTCTTTTTTATGATTAAGAGAACGATCAATCCGGTTTTTTTTATTTGAATTTCGAATATATTTGAGCACAAAAACCTTTAGCAAAAGACATATAATTTCTTTTCGCAGCAATTTATTTTTAAGATATTCCTGTCTCAGTTCTTCAAAGGTTTGAGAAAGATCTATTGTACTTTCTTCAGACAGCAAAAGGTAAGGCGCAACATCATTAAGTGCCGTATCACTTTTAATCATTTTATTGCCGGTATAGACATAATTATAAAATGATTTGGTAAACATAAGAACGTCTCCTAAGCCTGATTTAAATTCCTTAAACTGATAAACCTGATTATAATTAATGAAAAAAAACTTTAAGGGTTTCAGATCAAACTCCTGATGATCTATGATGATAGAACCTTCTGCATCTTTGAAAAGAAAAACAGCAAAGAATTTATTTTTAAAATGTGAATCTGAATCAGACTGTATTTTTTTGGTAAATTCATCAAACGGCATAATAACAAACTCATTTCTTGTCGCAGAATGATTTTTAAGTTTGCTTAAGGTAAAAGATTGAATTTTATGATTCAAGATTGTAAGTTTTCTGAGTAAATATAACAATAATACCACAACGGTTAGTGTGGTATTTATTATATTGTAAAAAGGTTAATTGATGTATTCTAATATTTTATAATGATAAGCATTTATTTTATTATCTACTACTTTATCGACATATTCAGAGCTCATTGCACGTAAGACAGCCATGTAATTCATACTGAAATCTACCGTGTCTCCCACATGATAATCATTATTGTTATCTCCGAGCTCAAGAATCATCATATCGGAACTCGCTCCTATAATTTCAATTCCTGGAGATAGAGGTTTTATATTTTTAGGGTCAATATCAAGAACTCCTATATCAACAATCGCTCTCACAGAGGTTTTACCAATGTTTTTTTCATCATGAATTGGAGTTTCACCTGTTAAATTTGTTCCTGCATCTCCCGCCGGAATCATTGGCTTTTCGGCAATCTCTATAATTTCTGCAGTGAGATGAAAGACATTCTGATGCATCCCTTTGATGATGGAATCATTATAAACATCTGTACCAAAAAATAACGTTTCTCCTACTCTGAAATGATTGATTCCTGAAGGGATTTCATTTTTGAGAATCAAAGGAATGGTAACAGAAGAACCGGCCGATATAAAAGGGATTGTAGTGTGATAGGATTCTTCAACAATTTCTTTAAACCGATTCAGTTTAACCAGTTTTTTCTCATCAGGAAGTATTCCGTTGAGACAATTGAGGTTGGTACCAATTCCTACAATTTCGATGTTTGGTATCTGTAAAACTTCACCATAAAATTGAGATAGATTTTTCACCATAATACCTTCTCTGAGTTCTCCCATTTCTACCATAATTACAATTTTATGTATTTTATTTTGCTTTATGGCTTCATCAGAAAGTGCTTTAATCGTATCCAATTCTGTATTAAAACTAACGTCTGCATATTTCACGATGCTTCGGGCTAATCTTTTTGCTGGTGGCTTAATGTAAACCGTCTGTGTTTTTGGTGACAGCTCTTTAATGTGGCGCAAATTCGTTAAACGCGAATCGCAGATTTCTTTGTCGGAAATTTCCAAAAGAGATTTTAGAAACTTTTCATTTCCGCAGAGCAATTTTGCTACTACAGCCCATTCGATATGGTTTTCTTCAAAAATTTGGTTTAAATAATGATAGTTGTGAAGTAATTTATTGGTATTTAAGGTAATGTGTGACATTTTGTTTTTTTAATCGCATTTCAAGATACTTGCTGGTAAATCCCAGTTTCTTGTATAAGTGTAATGCCGGATTTTCCGGTTCACAATGGAGTGCGATGTCTCCCTGTGAAGAATCAATAGCTTCCTGCATAAGGTTTTTTCCTATTCCTTTGCCACGTAGATTTTTGTCGGTAGCAATATATACGAGTATATTTTCAGGAATGTAACCGCCCATTCCGGTTTTATTGACGACGACAGCGCCAACCAAATCATTTTTTTCATCTCTTGCTGTAATAACAAGACCTCCCGGTTTATTTCCAAATCCTAACGCGTAGTTAATAGCATCAGAAATATCTGTTTCCGGATCACCGTATTGTTCCAAATGTTTAAAAAGAAACTGAACGATTTCCTGTTTTTGGTTTTCATTAGCTTTGTTTTCATCTGAATATTTTTGTATTGTTATCATAAATTTTGTTTTATCCCGGACAGGGAAGGGTAATATCAAAAGCGGCATTATCACTTAAATCGCTCTTGATTTTCACTTTATTATTCTTCAAGAATAAAAGAGG encodes the following:
- a CDS encoding helix-turn-helix domain-containing protein; the protein is MNHKIQSFTLSKLKNHSATRNEFVIMPFDEFTKKIQSDSDSHFKNKFFAVFLFKDAEGSIIIDHQEFDLKPLKFFFINYNQVYQFKEFKSGLGDVLMFTKSFYNYVYTGNKMIKSDTALNDVAPYLLLSEESTIDLSQTFEELRQEYLKNKLLRKEIICLLLKVFVLKYIRNSNKKNRIDRSLNHKKEIVEKFGHLVNQYYKELKTTSKYAEKLNVSPNYLNVLIKKNLDISAGQMIKNRVILEAQRLLMHTSLSIIEISYELGFNDNSHFGKYFKSATKYSPNEYRLLKTNGSYNDI
- a CDS encoding alanine racemase; the protein is MSHITLNTNKLLHNYHYLNQIFEENHIEWAVVAKLLCGNEKFLKSLLEISDKEICDSRLTNLRHIKELSPKTQTVYIKPPAKRLARSIVKYADVSFNTELDTIKALSDEAIKQNKIHKIVIMVEMGELREGIMVKNLSQFYGEVLQIPNIEIVGIGTNLNCLNGILPDEKKLVKLNRFKEIVEESYHTTIPFISAGSSVTIPLILKNEIPSGINHFRVGETLFFGTDVYNDSIIKGMHQNVFHLTAEIIEIAEKPMIPAGDAGTNLTGETPIHDEKNIGKTSVRAIVDIGVLDIDPKNIKPLSPGIEIIGASSDMMILELGDNNNDYHVGDTVDFSMNYMAVLRAMSSEYVDKVVDNKINAYHYKILEYIN
- a CDS encoding GNAT family N-acetyltransferase, giving the protein MITIQKYSDENKANENQKQEIVQFLFKHLEQYGDPETDISDAINYALGFGNKPGGLVITARDEKNDLVGAVVVNKTGMGGYIPENILVYIATDKNLRGKGIGKNLMQEAIDSSQGDIALHCEPENPALHLYKKLGFTSKYLEMRLKKQNVTHYLKYQ